From Persicobacter psychrovividus, one genomic window encodes:
- a CDS encoding sodium-translocating pyrophosphatase, whose product MENFIFIVPVLGIVGLIYTAVKSAWVDKQESGDQKMTELSKYIADGAMAFLKAEWKVMTYFAIIAGLLLAYSGYAVDTSSPVIAIAFIIGAVFSAFAGYIGMKVATKANVRTTQAARTSLSKALNVAFTGGAVMGLGVAGLAVLGLGSLFIIFFYMFVGHDAGVNGHEMQMALEVLSGFSLGAESIALFARVGGGIYTKAADVGADLVGKVEQDIPEDDVRNPATIADNVGDNVGDVAGMGADLFGSYVATILATMVLGREIVSNDQFGGMAPILLPMVIAGLGIIFSIIGVQFVRVKDEEGDVQQALNLGNWSSIILTAITSFFLVKWMMADTMTIRGHEFTSMDVFYAIVVGLIVGALMSIITEYYTAMGKKPVNSIIHQSSTGHATNIIGGLSIGMQSTAIPMLVLAAGIFLSNHFAGLYGVAIAAAGMMATTAMQLAIDAFGPIADNAGGIAEMSGLPEIVRERTDKLDAVGNTTAATGKGFAIASAALTSLALFAAFVGLSGITSIDIFKAEVLSGMFVGAMIPFLFSSMAIAAVGRAAMAMVHEVRRQFREIPGIMEYKATPEYDKCVAISTQASIKEMVPPGLLALLTPIVVGFIFGPEVLGGLLAGVTASGVLMGMFQNNAGGAWDNAKKTFEKGAVIEGETFYKGSEPHKASVTGDTVGDPFKDTSGPSMNILIKLMSIVSLVIAPMIIGIGQSDSKTAEQLPCSKSCQKENCAKKATNTPVSFLDAEHSMK is encoded by the coding sequence ATGGAAAATTTCATTTTTATTGTTCCTGTCTTGGGAATAGTAGGCCTTATCTACACCGCTGTAAAATCAGCTTGGGTAGATAAACAGGAGTCAGGGGATCAGAAGATGACCGAACTCTCAAAATACATTGCCGATGGTGCAATGGCATTTTTAAAAGCGGAATGGAAGGTAATGACTTACTTTGCCATTATCGCAGGATTACTGCTTGCCTATTCAGGTTATGCAGTTGATACTTCAAGCCCGGTGATTGCCATTGCTTTTATTATCGGTGCGGTATTTTCTGCTTTTGCAGGTTACATCGGAATGAAAGTGGCAACAAAAGCCAATGTAAGAACAACACAGGCGGCACGAACTTCATTAAGTAAAGCACTGAATGTTGCATTTACTGGTGGTGCCGTGATGGGACTTGGAGTTGCTGGTCTTGCAGTATTGGGACTTGGCAGTTTGTTCATCATTTTCTTTTATATGTTTGTTGGCCATGACGCTGGTGTAAATGGACATGAAATGCAAATGGCGTTGGAAGTACTTTCAGGTTTCTCCCTTGGAGCGGAATCAATCGCATTATTCGCTCGTGTAGGTGGTGGTATTTACACTAAAGCAGCCGATGTTGGTGCCGATTTAGTAGGTAAAGTAGAGCAGGACATTCCTGAGGATGATGTTAGAAACCCTGCCACTATTGCCGATAACGTTGGTGATAATGTGGGTGATGTAGCAGGTATGGGTGCTGACCTTTTCGGTTCATACGTAGCCACAATTTTGGCCACTATGGTATTGGGTAGAGAGATTGTTTCTAATGACCAATTTGGCGGAATGGCTCCAATCCTGTTGCCGATGGTTATTGCAGGTTTAGGTATTATTTTCTCGATTATCGGTGTACAGTTTGTGCGTGTGAAAGATGAAGAAGGTGATGTACAGCAAGCCTTGAACTTAGGGAACTGGTCGTCGATTATATTGACAGCAATCACATCATTCTTCCTTGTAAAATGGATGATGGCAGACACTATGACTATTCGTGGACATGAATTTACTTCAATGGATGTATTCTATGCCATTGTTGTCGGGCTGATCGTAGGTGCTTTGATGTCGATTATTACGGAATATTACACCGCAATGGGTAAGAAACCTGTGAACTCAATCATTCATCAATCATCAACAGGGCACGCGACTAATATTATCGGTGGTCTTTCGATCGGAATGCAATCTACAGCGATACCAATGTTGGTCTTAGCTGCAGGTATTTTCTTGTCAAATCATTTTGCAGGTTTATATGGTGTAGCCATTGCAGCTGCAGGTATGATGGCAACCACAGCCATGCAACTTGCCATTGATGCTTTTGGCCCTATTGCTGATAATGCAGGTGGTATTGCGGAAATGAGTGGATTACCTGAAATTGTTCGTGAACGTACTGATAAACTTGATGCCGTAGGAAACACCACTGCCGCAACTGGTAAAGGATTCGCGATTGCTTCAGCAGCCTTAACTTCTTTGGCGTTGTTCGCTGCTTTTGTTGGTTTGTCGGGCATTACTTCAATTGATATTTTTAAGGCTGAAGTCCTTTCCGGAATGTTTGTTGGTGCCATGATTCCATTCTTGTTCTCTTCCATGGCTATCGCGGCTGTTGGTCGTGCGGCAATGGCTATGGTGCATGAGGTACGCCGTCAGTTCCGTGAAATTCCAGGCATCATGGAGTACAAAGCAACTCCAGAATATGATAAGTGTGTAGCCATTTCGACACAGGCATCTATTAAAGAGATGGTTCCTCCAGGCTTGTTGGCTTTATTGACGCCAATCGTTGTGGGCTTTATCTTCGGCCCTGAAGTTTTAGGTGGACTTTTGGCTGGTGTAACCGCTTCTGGTGTATTGATGGGCATGTTCCAAAACAATGCTGGTGGAGCTTGGGATAACGCCAAAAAGACTTTTGAAAAAGGTGCCGTTATCGAAGGGGAGACATTCTATAAAGGTTCTGAGCCTCATAAAGCCTCTGTAACAGGTGACACCGTAGGAGATCCTTTCAAGGATACTTCTGGCCCATCGATGAACATTTTGATTAAATTGATGTCCATCGTTTCATTGGTAATTGCGCCAATGATCATCGGAATTGGACAAAGTGATAGCAAAACAGCCGAGCAACTTCCTTGTTCAAAGTCTTGCCAAAAAGAAAACTGTGCAAAAAAAGCCACCAATACTCCCGTGAGCTTTTTAGATGCTGAACATTCAATGAAATAA